From a region of the Haematobia irritans isolate KBUSLIRL chromosome 4, ASM5000362v1, whole genome shotgun sequence genome:
- the LOC142236742 gene encoding BAG family molecular chaperone regulator 2 isoform X2, producing the protein MFDNILSKLRKRRRLDDSNNETHNNSASSSSGFGENVASNINAMWDHLFGQSDEAENTSNNSRNISRDTANRDEIERPFNLNERFVTVLDQLDSRVEKFRKDALGLQEKRDFLLMSIDLIKSNDLMQNLSESEREEIGCYIHRVNSRLSTVELHVRTVRDQSQEDSLSQINALIDMMITLGDPTLSRQKCQMYLNACCSASETGNLPTYSEDAIDMDAGPVDKKFESVLLGCTLDDQKNIKKRLQALMGYLNKQIIHH; encoded by the exons ATGTTCGATAATATTCTTAGCAAGTTGAGAAAACGAAGACGTCTGGATGATTCCAATAACGAAACACATAATAATAGTGCATCTAGTAGTAGCGGATTCGGAGAGAATGTTGCGTCCAATATAAATGCAATGTGGGATCATTTGTTTGGGCAAAGTGATGAAGCTGAAAACACCTCCAACAATTCTCGAAACATAAGCAGAGACACCGCAAACCGTGACGAGATAGAGAg ACCTTTCAATCTAAATGAAAg ATTCGTAACAGTATTGGATCAGTTGGACTCTAGGGTGGAGAAGTTTCGAAAGGACGCTCTTGGATTACAAGAAAAACGTGATTTTTTGCTGATGTCCATAGACCTAATAAAAAGCAATGATCTGATGCAAAATCTCTCCGAAT cCGAACGTGAAGAAATTGGGTGTTACATTCATCGTGTGAACTCGCGTCTTTCTACAGTTGAATTGCATGTGCGTACAGTGCGAGACCAATCGCAAGAAGATTCCTTGAGTCAAATTAATGCTCTCATAGATATGATGATAACTTTAGGCGATCCAACCCTATCGCGCCAAAAGTGTCAGATGTATTTGAATGCCTGTTGCAGTGCTAGCGAAACTGGAAATTTGCCAACATATAGTGAGGATGCCATAGACATGGATGCCGGTCCAGTAGACAAGAAGTTTGAAAGTGTTCTCCTTGGCTGTACTCTGGACGATcagaaaaacatcaaaaaacgtTTACAAGCTTTGATGGGATAtctaaataaacaaattattcATCATTGA
- the LOC142236742 gene encoding BAG family molecular chaperone regulator 2 isoform X4 translates to MFDNILSKLRKRRRLDDSNNETHNNSASSSSGFGENVASNINAMWDHLFGQSDEAENTSNNSRNISRDTANRDEIERFVTVLDQLDSRVEKFRKDALGLQEKRDFLLMSIDLIKSNDLMQNLSESEREEIGCYIHRVNSRLSTVELHVRTVRDQSQEDSLSQINALIDMMITLGDPTLSRQKCQMYLNACCSASETGNLPTYSEDAIDMDAGPVDKKFESVLLGCTLDDQKNIKKRLQALMGYLNKQIIHH, encoded by the exons ATGTTCGATAATATTCTTAGCAAGTTGAGAAAACGAAGACGTCTGGATGATTCCAATAACGAAACACATAATAATAGTGCATCTAGTAGTAGCGGATTCGGAGAGAATGTTGCGTCCAATATAAATGCAATGTGGGATCATTTGTTTGGGCAAAGTGATGAAGCTGAAAACACCTCCAACAATTCTCGAAACATAAGCAGAGACACCGCAAACCGTGACGAGATAGAGAg ATTCGTAACAGTATTGGATCAGTTGGACTCTAGGGTGGAGAAGTTTCGAAAGGACGCTCTTGGATTACAAGAAAAACGTGATTTTTTGCTGATGTCCATAGACCTAATAAAAAGCAATGATCTGATGCAAAATCTCTCCGAAT cCGAACGTGAAGAAATTGGGTGTTACATTCATCGTGTGAACTCGCGTCTTTCTACAGTTGAATTGCATGTGCGTACAGTGCGAGACCAATCGCAAGAAGATTCCTTGAGTCAAATTAATGCTCTCATAGATATGATGATAACTTTAGGCGATCCAACCCTATCGCGCCAAAAGTGTCAGATGTATTTGAATGCCTGTTGCAGTGCTAGCGAAACTGGAAATTTGCCAACATATAGTGAGGATGCCATAGACATGGATGCCGGTCCAGTAGACAAGAAGTTTGAAAGTGTTCTCCTTGGCTGTACTCTGGACGATcagaaaaacatcaaaaaacgtTTACAAGCTTTGATGGGATAtctaaataaacaaattattcATCATTGA
- the LOC142236742 gene encoding BAG family molecular chaperone regulator 2 isoform X1, producing the protein MEIDPSPVPPPQEYSDNPNVPYQSESSMNFDYLHGLHAESSMDSSNRIHMGSPRPFAGIGSGGGSSNHGGHVDDRVIDRPFNLNERFVTVLDQLDSRVEKFRKDALGLQEKRDFLLMSIDLIKSNDLMQNLSESEREEIGCYIHRVNSRLSTVELHVRTVRDQSQEDSLSQINALIDMMITLGDPTLSRQKCQMYLNACCSASETGNLPTYSEDAIDMDAGPVDKKFESVLLGCTLDDQKNIKKRLQALMGYLNKQIIHH; encoded by the exons ATGGAAATTGACCCATCTCCTGTACCACCACCTCAGGAGTATTCAGATAATCCCAACGTGCCTTATCAATCGGAGTCGTCTATGAACTTTGATTATTTGCACGGACTACACGCAGAATCTTCGATGGATTCCTCTAACAGAATCCATATGGGATCTCCTCGGCCTTTTGCAGGCATTGGCAGCGGTGGCGGCTCATCCAACCACGGGGGCCATGTAGACGATAGAGTGATAGACAG ACCTTTCAATCTAAATGAAAg ATTCGTAACAGTATTGGATCAGTTGGACTCTAGGGTGGAGAAGTTTCGAAAGGACGCTCTTGGATTACAAGAAAAACGTGATTTTTTGCTGATGTCCATAGACCTAATAAAAAGCAATGATCTGATGCAAAATCTCTCCGAAT cCGAACGTGAAGAAATTGGGTGTTACATTCATCGTGTGAACTCGCGTCTTTCTACAGTTGAATTGCATGTGCGTACAGTGCGAGACCAATCGCAAGAAGATTCCTTGAGTCAAATTAATGCTCTCATAGATATGATGATAACTTTAGGCGATCCAACCCTATCGCGCCAAAAGTGTCAGATGTATTTGAATGCCTGTTGCAGTGCTAGCGAAACTGGAAATTTGCCAACATATAGTGAGGATGCCATAGACATGGATGCCGGTCCAGTAGACAAGAAGTTTGAAAGTGTTCTCCTTGGCTGTACTCTGGACGATcagaaaaacatcaaaaaacgtTTACAAGCTTTGATGGGATAtctaaataaacaaattattcATCATTGA
- the LOC142236742 gene encoding BAG family molecular chaperone regulator 2 isoform X3 — MEIDPSPVPPPQEYSDNPNVPYQSESSMNFDYLHGLHAESSMDSSNRIHMGSPRPFAGIGSGGGSSNHGGHVDDRVIDRFVTVLDQLDSRVEKFRKDALGLQEKRDFLLMSIDLIKSNDLMQNLSESEREEIGCYIHRVNSRLSTVELHVRTVRDQSQEDSLSQINALIDMMITLGDPTLSRQKCQMYLNACCSASETGNLPTYSEDAIDMDAGPVDKKFESVLLGCTLDDQKNIKKRLQALMGYLNKQIIHH, encoded by the exons ATGGAAATTGACCCATCTCCTGTACCACCACCTCAGGAGTATTCAGATAATCCCAACGTGCCTTATCAATCGGAGTCGTCTATGAACTTTGATTATTTGCACGGACTACACGCAGAATCTTCGATGGATTCCTCTAACAGAATCCATATGGGATCTCCTCGGCCTTTTGCAGGCATTGGCAGCGGTGGCGGCTCATCCAACCACGGGGGCCATGTAGACGATAGAGTGATAGACAG ATTCGTAACAGTATTGGATCAGTTGGACTCTAGGGTGGAGAAGTTTCGAAAGGACGCTCTTGGATTACAAGAAAAACGTGATTTTTTGCTGATGTCCATAGACCTAATAAAAAGCAATGATCTGATGCAAAATCTCTCCGAAT cCGAACGTGAAGAAATTGGGTGTTACATTCATCGTGTGAACTCGCGTCTTTCTACAGTTGAATTGCATGTGCGTACAGTGCGAGACCAATCGCAAGAAGATTCCTTGAGTCAAATTAATGCTCTCATAGATATGATGATAACTTTAGGCGATCCAACCCTATCGCGCCAAAAGTGTCAGATGTATTTGAATGCCTGTTGCAGTGCTAGCGAAACTGGAAATTTGCCAACATATAGTGAGGATGCCATAGACATGGATGCCGGTCCAGTAGACAAGAAGTTTGAAAGTGTTCTCCTTGGCTGTACTCTGGACGATcagaaaaacatcaaaaaacgtTTACAAGCTTTGATGGGATAtctaaataaacaaattattcATCATTGA
- the yellow-k gene encoding L-dopachrome tautomerase yellow-k, with protein sequence MVSIGSVLCILCCFGRSWAWLLAQCGLNESYRVLHLSTHFAKVFLSITVESKTFPTLIETQWPDNYLSSLSPILYPHRDSHANGLHKECGLIQQATWSQVDSLSRLWVMDIGWPGYNETDKFKCNPKLLVFDLIRNNMEVLRIDCGRYIRSDGLSKVLDIGLGPRVSPCGSEKFIYFVLSDDSQLYAYDILEQKWHSKLLKSKKYSTIREFLPIKPRDLTFSMHGDIIISDEDGNLYTAPNVFHNSTLLYTDTIEMHLVGTLLGPTRGLMVDPYGVLFYVVTKFGAVVRCEYMEHITTEDSEIIHMTSKNIQQIFFGSGGSVWLLSDRWLKPQDQCTSGY encoded by the exons ATGGTTTCCATTGGCTCAGTGCTATGTattttatgttgtttcggaagaaGTTGGGCTTGGCTTTTGGCTCAGTGTGGCTTAAATGAGTCATACCGTGTACTGCACTTGTCGACCCATTTTGCAAAAGTATTTCTTAGTATTACAGTAGAAAGTAAAACCTTTCCAACTCTAATCGAAACGCAATGGCCCGACAATTATTTATCCAGCTTATCCCCTATACTCTACCCTCACAGGGACTCGCACGCCAACGGCTTACACAAGGAATGTGGACTTATACAACAG GCAACGTGGTCTCAAGTTGACTCGCTATCACGCCTTTGGGTAATGGATATTGGGTGGCCTGGGTATAACGAAACTGATAAGTTCAAATGCAATCCGAAACTTTTAGTCTTCGATTTAATCCGAAATAATATGGAG GTTTTACGTATTGACTGTGGAAGATATATACGTTCGGATGGTTTATCAAAAGTGCTCGACATTGGGCTTGGGCCACGGGTGTCTCCATGTGgtagtgaaaaatttatttattttgtcctcTCTGACGATAGCCAATTATATGCGTACgatattttggaacaaaaatggCATTCTAAGctattaaaaagtaaaaaatattcaacaataCGTGAATTTTTGCCCATTAAGCCAAGAGATTTAACATTTAGCATGCATGGTGATATTATTATATCTGATGAAGATGGCAACTTATATACCGCACCTAATGTATTTCATAATTCTACATTGCTTTACACGGACACCATAGAGATGCATCTTGTTGGGACATTACTCGGTCCAACCCGTGGACTAATGGTCGATCCCTATGGGGTACTGTTCTATGTTGTTACGAAATTTGGTGCCGTTGTGCGTTGTGAATATATGGAACACATAACCACTGAAGACAGTGAAATTATCCATATGACatcaaaaaatatacaacagatTTTCTTTGGGAGTGGGGGATCCGTGTGGTTGCTATCCGATAGATGGCTGAAACCACAAGATCAATGTACATCTGGTTATTAA
- the mex1 gene encoding midgut expression 1 yields MCKACWEVIKCPGKVLCCCCECACNMLMGFICSAVVLLVVIGLIVYFTVYYHKDSGGSDEGQRMTEKLIQQAPQNFRDLFKPLN; encoded by the exons atgtgtaAAGCCTGTTGGGAAGTAATTAAATGTCCAGGAAAAGTTTTATGCTG TTGCTGTGAATGTGCCTGCAATATGCTAATGGGTTTCATATGCTCGGCTGTGGTCCTCCTGGTTGTAATTGGTCTCATTGTCTATTTCACAGTCTATTATCACAAGGATAGTGGCGGTTCAGATGAAGGCCAAAGAATGACTGAAAAACTTATTCAGCAAGCTCCCCAAAATTTCCGAGATTTGTTTAAACCCCTAAATTAA
- the LOC142236744 gene encoding uncharacterized protein LOC142236744, with protein MAYCENSEASGFYQTALDSLMDNLFISSTPNLESNPEYSRKKKCHDDLTPDQDEFFSLCNSLPKSNDVNLESNPEYSRKKKCHDDLTPDQDEFFSLCNSLPKSNDVKKAIATEIEGSVSLEGTPKRALAGSRRQKLFVENEANEFKPRRRTSNLKEDLSPQTRLLKKAILRMESLQRRQDRMALNKKPVRTSLRI; from the coding sequence ATGGCATATTGTGAAAATTCAGAGGCCAGTGGATTTTATCAAACTGCTTTAGATTCTCTAAtggacaatttatttattagttCTACACCAAATTTGGAATCAAATCCGGAATATTCAAGAAAAAAGAAGTGCCACGATGACCTAACGCCGGATCAAGATGAATTCTTTTCATTGTGTAACTCATTACCAAAATCAAATGATGTAAATTTGGAATCAAATCCGGAATATTCAAGAAAAAAGAAGTGCCACGATGACCTAACGCCGGATCAAGATGAATTCTTTTCATTGTGTAACTCATTACCAAAATCAAATGATGTAAAGAAAGCTATTGCTACAGAAATTGAAGGATCTGTGTCCTTAGAAGGTACACCAAAACGTGCCCTTGCAGGTTCTAGAAGGCAAAAACTCTTTGTTGAAAATGAAGCCAATGAATTTAAACCAAGAAGAAGAACTTCAAATTTAAAGGAGGACCTATCGCCTCAAACGCGACTCCTAAAAAAAGCAATTCTACGTATGGAAAGTTTGCAACGCAGACAGGATCGAATGGCACTAAATAAAAAACCAGTGCGCACATCTTTACGCATATAG